From the Anoplopoma fimbria isolate UVic2021 breed Golden Eagle Sablefish chromosome 14, Afim_UVic_2022, whole genome shotgun sequence genome, one window contains:
- the marchf5l gene encoding E3 ubiquitin-protein ligase MARCHF5, which translates to MAFTEEQPEKHCWVCFATEKDDHSAEWVSPCRCKGCTKWIHQSCLQRWLDEKQKGNSGGAVSCPQCGTEYHITFPKMGPLVFVLQQVDRALSRISPFAAVGVVVGTVYWSAVTYGAVTVMQVVGHKKGLNVMERADPLFLLMGLPTIPVLLVLGKMIRWEDCLVRLLQRYYYKGKLQPASSRFLSRVPADGFGAGDHLSVSRTLCGALIFPSIASLVGRLLFGLMSSNLQRTMLGGMAFVLIKGALKVYFKQQQCIIQASRNILNYPERDGDGQNEGGDEDTEDSGNE; encoded by the exons AGGAGCAGCCGGAGAA aCATTGTTGGGTGTGCTTTGCCACGGAGAAGGATGACCACAGTGCAGAGTGGGTCAGCCCCTGCAGGTGTAAAGGCTGTACTAAATGGATCCACCAGTCGTGTCTGCAGCGCTGGCTGGACGAGAAGCAGAAAGGAAACAGTGGAGGAGCCGTCAGCTGTCCTCAATGTGGAACTGAATACCACATCACCTTCCCCAAGATGG gcCCGTTGGTGTTTGTCCTCCAGCAGGTGGACCGAGCGCTTTCTCGGATCAGTCCCTTCGCTGCTGTCGGGGTCGTGGTCGGAACCGTCTACTGGTCCGCCGTCACATACGGAGCCGTGACCGTCATGCAG GTGGTGGGACATAAGAAGGGTCTGAATGTGATGGAGCGAGCTGACCCTCTGTTCCTGTTGATGGGGCTGCCCACCATTCctgtgctgctggtgctgggAAAGATGATCCGCTGGGAGGATTGTCTGGTGAGGCTGCTGCAGAGATACTACTATAAAGGGAAGCTCCAACCAG CTTCTAGTCGTTTCCTGTCCAGAGTCCCTGCTGACGGTTTCGGTGCAGGAGACCACCTCTCTGTGTCCAGGACTCTCTGTGGAGCTCTGATCTTTCCCTCCATCGCCAGTCTGGTGGGACGGCTGCTGTTTGGACTGATGTCCTCTAATCTACAGCGCACGATGCTG GGCGGCATGGCATTTGTGTTGATTAAGGGAGCGCTGAAAGTGTATTTCAAACAGCAACAGTGCATCATTCAGGCCAGCCGGAACATTCTCAACTAcccagagagagatggagacggACAGAATGAAGGTGGAGACGAGGACACGGAGGACAGTGGAAATGAATAG